The following coding sequences are from one Neodiprion lecontei isolate iyNeoLeco1 chromosome 7, iyNeoLeco1.1, whole genome shotgun sequence window:
- the LOC107225426 gene encoding mitochondrial uncoupling protein 2 has product MKPDAQNDMSLGMKLLTAGTAACVADLATFPLDTTKVRMQIAGEGRALLLASTEGSVLAVRAAQPGLLQTMGNIVRTEGARSLYGGLSAGLQRQMCFASVRLGLYDTVKSFYAGIIDGKKAGRSDSLNIGTRVAAGITTGALAVLFAQPTDVVKVRLQAGNLGSNTGQVRYTSTLQAYRSIALKEGTRGLWKGTLPNMSRNAIVNVAEIVCYDVIKDVIIHSGILRDGIPCHLTAAMAAGLCTTLAASPVDVVKTRYMNSAPGEYKGALDAAVRMFTQEGPMAFYKGFVPSFARLVSWNIVLWVTYEQIKIKVNNIRDSV; this is encoded by the exons CACGACGAAAGTCAGGATGCAG ATCGCAGGAGAAGGACGAGCCTTGTTACTGGCATCGACCGAAGGATCCGTCCTTGCCGTAAGAGCCGCACAGCCAGGATTGTTGCAGACGATGGGTAACATCGTAAGAACCGAAGGAGCAAG GAGCCTGTACGGAGGTCTTTCCGCCGGTCTACAGCGACAGATGTGTTTTGCAAGTGTTCGATTGGGCCTCTACGACACCGTCAAGTCTTTCTACGCTGGAATCATCGACG GTAAGAAGGCCGGACGGAGCGATTCCCTAAACATAGGGACTCGCGTCGCGGCTGGCATCACCACTGGAGCACTGGCGGTACTTTTTGCGCAGCCAACCGACGTTGTCAAGGTCCGACTTCAAGCCGGAAATCTGGGATCAAATACTGGGCAAGTTCGATACACGTCGACGCTGCAAGCCTACAGGAGCATCGCGCTGAAAGAAGGAACACGAGGCCTGTGGAAAG GAACACTTCCGAACATGTCGCGGAACGCCATCGTCAACGTTGCCGAGATCGTATGCTACGACGTTATCAAGGATGTGATCATACACTCTGGGATCCTCAGAGACGGGATACCCTGTCATTTGACAGCGGCTATGGCAGCTGGTCTCTGCACCACCTTGGCAGCGAGCCCCGTGGACGTCGTAAAAACGCGGTACATGAACAGCGCTCCTGGTGAATACAAGGGAGCCCTCGACGCAGCGGTTCGAATGTTCACGCAGGAGGGCCCCATGGCCTTCTACAAGGGCTTCGTACCGAGTTTCGCCCGTCTTGTGTCGTGGAACATTGTTCTTTGGGTCACATACGAGCAGATCAAAATCAAAGTCAATAACATACGGGACAGCGTTTGA
- the LOC107225409 gene encoding C-type lectin 37Da isoform X2, with translation MKIALFLIIAAAACTSAQRITTIQLDGVQYYVSRMNPYSLELNYFLAYQYCRSLGLQLISFETKEKADTMTQYLQNAGYTKFDFWTSGNKLGTDMMLWMSTGLPFNSTFDYMRKLPGRSETYVPRGTEPQRIARESGENGSADLCVVMKAPTLEWVTEDCTLFKDFICEQTRCYYYNYGSIPVSATQG, from the exons ATGAAGATCGCCCTCTTCCTAATCATCGCCGCGGCTGCTTGCACTTCGG CGCAAAGGATCACGACCATTCAACTCGATGGAGTGCAGTATTACGTGTCGAGAATGAACCCGTACAGTCTTGAACTGAACTACTTCTTGGCTTATCAGTACTGCCGGTCATTGGGGCTTCAgttgatttcttttgaaacAAAAGAGAAGGCGGACACAATGACGCAGTACTTGCAAAACGCCGGTTACACCAAATTTGATTTCTGGACATCGGGCAACAAGCTCGGAACCGACATGATGCTGTGGATGAGCACCGGCCTGCCCTTCAATTCGACCTTTGATTACATGCGAAAACTTCCGGGACGCAGCGAGACCTACGTGCCGCGAGGAACAGAGCCTCAAAGAATAGCGAGGGAAAG CGGTGAGAACGGAAGTGCCGATTTGTGCGTCGTTATGAAGGCGCCGACGTTGGAATGGGTAACCGAGGACTGCACCCTCTTCAAGGATTTCATATGCGAACAAACGAGATGCTACTACTACAACTACGGCAGCATTCCAGTCTCGGCGACACAGGGGTAA
- the LOC107225409 gene encoding uncharacterized protein LOC107225409 isoform X1 encodes MKIALFLIIAAAACTSAQRITTIQLDGVQYYVSRMNPYSLELNYFLAYQYCRSLGLQLISFETKEKADTMTQYLQNAGYTKFDFWTSGNKLGTDMMLWMSTGLPFNSTFDYMRKLPGRSETYVPRGTEPQRIARESGENGSADLCVVMKAPTLEWVTEDCTLFKDFICEQTRCYYYNYGSIPVSATQGNRRPYTTTTTAAPAAVEDKIEDKAITEENASTSDTESEEKVSEDPIVNRLVTAVPASAFTSDIDPNTETSERISKSDIVEDQGEEDDEDMASAEKHTGPDHIPDIASLFATRNDPAFDGLETREVRPASAQAENSEDYEVAETELPNNALEDARTIGPYDNSQQDYVNDQPIQDEPGAPLKQLDDDSSTILPEAEPGYRYNIKVRSNGKVLDPPSN; translated from the exons ATGAAGATCGCCCTCTTCCTAATCATCGCCGCGGCTGCTTGCACTTCGG CGCAAAGGATCACGACCATTCAACTCGATGGAGTGCAGTATTACGTGTCGAGAATGAACCCGTACAGTCTTGAACTGAACTACTTCTTGGCTTATCAGTACTGCCGGTCATTGGGGCTTCAgttgatttcttttgaaacAAAAGAGAAGGCGGACACAATGACGCAGTACTTGCAAAACGCCGGTTACACCAAATTTGATTTCTGGACATCGGGCAACAAGCTCGGAACCGACATGATGCTGTGGATGAGCACCGGCCTGCCCTTCAATTCGACCTTTGATTACATGCGAAAACTTCCGGGACGCAGCGAGACCTACGTGCCGCGAGGAACAGAGCCTCAAAGAATAGCGAGGGAAAG CGGTGAGAACGGAAGTGCCGATTTGTGCGTCGTTATGAAGGCGCCGACGTTGGAATGGGTAACCGAGGACTGCACCCTCTTCAAGGATTTCATATGCGAACAAACGAGATGCTACTACTACAACTACGGCAGCATTCCAGTCTCGGCGACACAGGG AAATCGCCGGCCGTACACGACGACCACAACTGCCGCGCCAGCAGCCGTGGAAGATAAAATCGAAGACAAAGCAATCACGGAGGAAAACGCTTCAACATCGGACACTGAATCAGAAGAGAAGGTGTCCGAAGATCCTATCGTTAATAGACTGGTAACGGCTGTTCCCGCTTCCGCTTTCACGTCCGACATCGACCCCAACACCGAGACCTCGGAGAGAATTTCGAAAAGCGACATCGTCGAGGATCAGGGGGAGGAGGATGATGAGGATATGGCCAGCGCCGAGAAACACACCGGGCCTGACCACATCCCAGATATCGCCAGCTTGTTCGCTACTAGAAACGACCCTGCATTCGACGGCCTCGAAACCCGTGAGGTCCGTCCGGCTTCGGCGCAGGCAGAAAACTCCGAGGACTACGAGGTCGCGGAAACCGAGCTGCCGAACAACGCGCTGGAGGACGCGCGCACCATCGGCCCCTACGACAACTCCCAGCAGGACTACGTCAACGATCAGCCGATCCAAGACGAGCCCGGTGCGCCCCTCAAACAGCTGGACGACGACTCGAGCACCATTTTGCCGGAAGCGGAACCAGGGTACAGGTACAATATCAAGGTACGCTCGAATGGCAAGGTACTAGACCCTCCGTCCAATTAA